Genomic segment of Odontesthes bonariensis isolate fOdoBon6 chromosome 10, fOdoBon6.hap1, whole genome shotgun sequence:
AAACTGTCCTGTTCCTTTAGCAAAATCCTGTACATTATATTTATATCAACTATTTCAATGAGTGAACAGTCACCTGAATGACTTGTTGCTTGTTTGGTTGTCTTGATAACATTGTTTTCTTCAGTCAGCAAATTATGTTAAATTACCAAGGATTATGATGACAAGTTCAGGTCAAAAACTTGAGAATAGATCATATTCAAAGCAACACATTCATTGTGATGATAATAACTATTATCAAATACGCCTCCTGACAATTTCTTGACAAATCCAGGCACACAAAATGTTAACGTCAGTTTATCTTTATATAACAAAGAGTAACAAAAGACAGCAGAAAAGATCAGGCAAATGCAGTCTTACAATAGATAACATTCATTTTTGGACTACGCACATAAAACTTGACACGCTCATTCTCTAACATTTGAGCAAAcatacacacgcgcacacacacacacacacacacacacacaaggcgtGCCATCCACGAGTGATGACACACATGGAACTGGAAAAGACTTGCCAAATGTGTTCAGTTCACAGTAACATGAGACACTGGAAACAGTTCATTATAGTTTAGAGAAGTCTGTGATTGTCAGTGTTGAGTGTTACATAGTTATTTAGCTGTTTGACAGCCAGGTATCTGTTCTTGATTACCCCTGCAAAATGACTGAAACTTTTATGCTATTCTGCCTCTGAGGTAAGTTGAGTTTCAACAGAATACTGCAAAGCTGGACCCTCACAACCACAATCATAATTACTgtagatggatgggtggatggatggatgaaatgaTTGTTTTTACAACTGTAAACTACATTTGTGTTATTCCAAACCTTATTTCCTTCACTGTAGGTCAAGAATGGCAATAACATGTTTTCACTGAAAAGAAATACAGAAGCTTTACGTTTCCGATGATAGACTTGACGTGTTCTGTCCAGAAgtcacataaacacatacaaaacaTTCTTAAATATCACACCAGTGGATATCTGCAGCATAACATTGAATAAGTTGACACAGACCAACCACTGCCTTTTCTTTTACTGCACACCAAGACATGACATTGGCAAAGGGGTTGGTTCATCACTGGATCCCACCTCAACATGACTGACGGGATGTATTGCAGTTATTAAAGTGAAGGTGAAGGACAGGTTACTGCTCCTTTCCTGGGTTGCTTTGGCTTTCAGAGGTTCACGTCTTAAAAGGAGCCTGAATCACACGACAATACAAAAGATCGGACAATACACACACTGCAACTGCACAATAAAGTGCAGACAAGATGGGAATTAATTCTTAAGCAAAAATCCTCACTGAAAGTCATCAGACACGTCTCAACTCTGCACATAACAACAAGTCTCTGCAGAGGAATGCAACTGAAAACAAATTGTCAAAAATACTACCACGATGAAGGATTATCATGGACAATGACACACTCTTTAATTTTCAGCAGTCTGCCGTCTACCAGGCCTATTGCCTAAGTGAGACAAATGCAGAGTGACTACACTTAACGTTAGACCTCACAGCAACACATCACAGTTTGACTAACAAATACAAACTTCCTGATCCTGTCGGGTTAAAGGACAGCTCCATATTCATGAAAACAATTTGCCCTTTCGTGACATAAGATTCTCAACCAGAAATTAAAGCAAGAACTGAACATAATTTTAAAAGCATATCAAGGGAGATTTCTTTCATGGCTAATTTGCTTTCATAGCCGAATAGTGTCACACACCACCAAGGTCCTGCCCTTTACACCAGATAAAATGAATATGAATATCATGAGACTTGGGGACATGATACAGAATAGTGacagagaaaattaaaaaaaagaaagagaagttTAGCTACAAGTGGCTGGAGCAGATCTATGCCTACACTGCTCCTTTTtagaaccctttttttttttttaatccttgtGGAACATTATTTGTCCCCAACCTACAAGCACCTTGACTTTCTATAGGTGGCCAGTGGCGTTACTTCAACCAACCCTGTGGTAAAGCGGGAAAGCATTGCCTTTGCCTAGATTACTTAAATATTTAAAAGTGAGACTGATGGTTGATGAAAGGATAATAAATCTGAAGCAGCCAGATCTTCTAATCCTGCAGAAGCCGAGCTTATTGTCGTCAAACGGTTCGGTCACACATGTTCTTCCAGGAGCAAACATTGTGGCTCTTTAGTGCTGATAATTGCCGTACTGAccctgaaatgtaaaaaaaaaaaaaaaaaagaaaaaaaagattacagCTGAGACCCAACATTTTATGTGATGTATTGTTACACTACAGCTAAAACCAGAAAGTTTGTTTTGAAGCTGAACCAACTGGAGCATTTTAACACGAATCAGCAGATTTTATAGTGTTTTAATTATttaagaaagaaggaaagaaagctGTGATTCATTGATACAGTTAAAGCATTTAGAGAAGAGTGAATCTAAATAGTGTGCCGTGTTCTCATCCCTCTACCCGCTTAAAAATGGTTGCCTGTACATACCTGTATTGTGCACAGATTTTTGGTCAGAGTATTTgtgtcaaacaaacaaactaaaaacaaactaTTCTCTTGAATTCTAAGTTGAATAGTCAAAAATCATTGATTTATTTCCATCTAAAACGAGCTCAAAACGCAGATGGCGTTCCTCTTTTTGGAAATATGTTTATTGGAATGACACATGTACCTGTTCATAGGTGTAGGGCCGCGGTGTTTGCGGCCCAGGGCCTCCCTGGGAAGAACGATAGGATCCATACTGTTGGCTCTGACCCTGCTGATACTGGGAATACTGCGATGATCCTCCCTGGCTAGGGCCTGTAATGCAAGTTAAGTTCACGTGTTCATTTGTTTCAAACGCATTTGTTCATGTTTGTACAGAATGTACTCAATATGACCGTATGAGTTAGTCGCACCGTATCCCTGTGGCTGCCCGCTGTAGCCTTGCTGAGAGGCGTactgctgctggctgaagggCTGCTGCTGCCCAGAACTCTGCTGATACGGCGGCTGCTGTTGACTGTACTGAGCATTACCTGAAGGTATGCACACCAGTTATGCTTTTCAGATATTAATAGCGAGTATTTAACACCTTATTAGAGTTTTGTTTGGAAGCAACTGAACAAAGTAAGTTGGAAGTTGTGGGAAAAcataagtttttaaaaaaataattaggcAAAAATAATTGTTACCTGCTTCATAATAATGCTGCGAAGACTCATCAAACGACCTCTCGTAGCCTTGTTCAGCATATGATGACTGCTGATAGGAGTATTCCCCATGACCTGTACAGAACACGATTCAACACATGCAAAAACTCCTCGGCTGAGGAACAAAAAATCCGCTGacatacaaaaaataaataaatcgttTCCAAACTGAAGCTTGTGATACTtgtgaaaaaaacaatgaaacgcATCAACTGCACGCCTCAAGGCATCTAATTTCAAACTCGTACACAAAAGCCACACCAAGTAACACCCTGGAAGAAGCTTACATCTCTCCTCCACTCAATATTGTAACAGCACTCGCTGAAATCTGAAATTTCGGCACACCAAAGGGGTCAGTATGGACACAGACACAGAATTGAGACTAATGTTGAACTTTTGGTCAATCTGGCATGAGCCTGTATGAATGTGCAAAAAGGAAATGGCATGTATCGAAGTGGGGTTTTGTGTGTTTGGGAGCTGTGTGTATGAGGTTTATGGATGTGCATGATTACCATCAGGGTAATACTGCAGGTTTATGGGCTCGCTGGAGCTCTGAGTGTGTCCATACTGCTCTCCGTAGAACTCGTCTTGTCCCATGTACTGCTGTGCAGATCCTGCAAGACAGGCGACACCACGATTGGTTAAACTGGGGGACTAATTGGCTGCTGAACTGGACAACAAAGGGGCTATTATTTAGTTGTGTTTATACGTATGTTTAAATAAGTGGCAGGGACTTTAATCTACCGGctaagataataataataataataacgatgAAAATGGGTCAAAACTCCAGGaaccgaatgaatgaatgaacgcgtactattgcactgttagttaatagctgccgtgttgttgttattgggggctatcgagCGGCTTATGGGCTTTCTATACACGCATCTAGTGGGATAACTTAATCGACGcgtgccgctgcagcacagcaatGCAATaatacgcgttcattcattcgtcttaaaatattggtgaaataaagacagataatgccttatttagaggctgtattgtcaatgccctgttctctcccgttatatggatatatgcggatctcgagtaatctaaatatctttcGAAGGACgaagactttcaccaaactgttatcgtgagtagatgtattttatgccagaaataaggtccaggtgtaagaaaaacaaaactttccCTTTAATAAGAAATACTAAGATCAtggaagatttttaaaaaaatactattcaaagtgaagaaatgcaCTCAGGGAGAATCCGATTTCTGCTGATTGGTGGTGTGCAGAAACTCCAGATTCCACTTATTCTCCTGTTCTCAGAATTTTATTCAACCAAGTTAGAAAACCAACAGAACTCTTCATAGGATGCAACAAATACCCCTGTGGGATCTAATCCCCCTTTCAAACGGCTTGGTTTCCAACAGAAGCAAACATCAGAACATATGCAACAACTGCCAAACAGCCTCATAGAAGCATATTCTTCCAGATGTGACTAGCAGtagatgacagaaaaaaaaaactagcagcCGACTAACCAAAAAACTAAGTACCAAAGCTTAGCTATGAGCACAATAATTCCACAAAACGGCTCTATTTTGATGTTCTTCATCCAGTCATGCAAGGATAATAATGTGCCAGAGTGAACGAGGACTGATAACCAAGGTCCGTTGTCCTGGAATTAACATCCAATCCTCCCATTTGAAAATTACACCATGCCTCATCTACGCCCCTCAAATGACATAACAGGACAGAGCTGAACTCTTACTAGCTACATAGCAAGTGTTTTACAGACACAGAAGTCTCATGTGACACAAGTACCACATACACAGTCTGCACTCTATGTACGATTAAACAATTATACCATACTACTCATCAAGAGCTTCCACGGCAAACATAGCTTTCCTGACCCTTTTACAACGTGCTCTTAGCAACTTGGAAACTTGCTGAAGATTTCACTCTTGTCGGtttcatacacatacacacacccatCAATGTACATTAGCACTCAAACACAACCCAATGAACCCACTGAGCTGGGTGCCATATCATATTAGCACAAGAACATCTTCCCACCTACCTTGCTGAGAGGAGCGGTAGGATCCCAAGGGCCTCTGGGACATCATGCCGTTTCCTTGACTGCCCTGACCCATCATGCCCATTGCCTGCTGTCCCTGATAATGTTGGCCCCCAGCCTGGACTGAGGAGTAGTGTGGGTTGGCAGATTGTTGGTGCATCATGGAGACTGGGAGGGAGGTGGGATTATTGGGGGAAGGATCTTAATCATTCAACTCGGTCGACATGTTAGCATTCACTACACAGCAGTCTCAAATGTGACCCTGGCACAAAGGTTTGTGAttaagcaaataaataaatgtggggGGAGATCCATAGTGATCAGGACACAGGGAAAAGCCAAAACAGTTCCACAGCTGCCAGGGTCTTAAAGACAAAAAGATTTGAAGTAACACTTTCAAGGTGTTGCTCAGAAGTATAAatgcaaacaacaacaaagaaaagggGAATAAACATATATACAACTAAAATACATGGACATCCAGAGGGGGAGTGGCTGCATCTCAGAGTAAGGAGACAGATTTTAGGAAGACTTGAAAGCAAGAACAGAGTAGGCAGGACATCTCTCCGATGAACTGAATGTGGAATTTACTGACTACAGAAATGAAAGTAAAAAGTTTTAAGTTAGATCATGGGGGCATTGGTCATGAATACATTAGGAAGTAACTCAAAAAAATGCCCAACTGTTTTATTCTGAGCACTTTCATTTCGTCTAAGTGACAGATTTTACATCAAactaaacaacaaaaataatctCGCATTTTTAATAGTATGGGCTTTGCTGTGCTCAGTTCGTAAGCCTGAGAGAGTTCTCCTCTACAACGATGATGTATGACCCTGCGTAATATGCTAATTAAAACAGAATGTAATGAAGTGTCAGTCTCATAAACCAATGTTTAGTTCAGAATAGAACATAGAACAAGTGAGACATTTTGATATTTTAGTTAAAAATATTAGGGCCTCTTGAATTTGAAGGTGGCaacacatctaaaaaaaaaaaaaaaagagttggaaCCGGGCCGTGTTTTCCACTGTGCAGCATCCCcccttcttttaacaacagccaTAAAATGTGTGGGAACCGGAGAGACCAGCTGATGGGCCTTTGGGAGAAGAATATGGTCCCATTATTGTCTCTTGTCTGATATAcaattctagctgctcaacagtcagGGGTcttctttgccttttttttgcatttcatgaTGAGCCAAATATCTCCATCGAGTAACAGTTCTGGCCTGCCAGCTGTCCAATGATTCGCCATTTTGTCCAGCAAGAGACGATTCAGGTTTGTCGGGTGCTGGAGCTGCCATCAGATCAGAGGCCAGATACACCCTGGATGGGTCACTTGTCCATCACAGAGatgaacaagacaaacaaccatgcccACTACACTCTTGGGGTtgatttagaatcaccaattaacccaacATGCCTGTTTTTGGATTGTGCGAGGAAGTTGGAGTAGCTGGAGAGAACAtttaaactccacacagaaaggccccagctgagatTCAGACCGGAAACCTTCCTACTGGGAAGTTGTTAACTACTACACCACCCTGCAGCCCAACATGTGCAAACCATTGCATTGTC
This window contains:
- the LOC142389791 gene encoding calcium-responsive transactivator-like isoform X1 codes for the protein MSVAFSSVRPRSKGEVTQQTIQKMLDENHHLIQCIMDCQSKGKTAECTQYQQILHRNLVYLATIADSNQNMQSLLPAPPTHNSSMAPGGMGQSGGHAPSNLNDSMAPGLPPTSMMQSQMSNGPSHAPMQQSGQVQSTIPSSSSYGSLVSGYSHASPSSQGSMIQGPGPGYGSSSSSSATCSSSSSSSRSNLNMQSSQVSMMHQQSANPHYSSVQAGGQHYQGQQAMGMMGQGSQGNGMMSQRPLGSYRSSQQGSAQQYMGQDEFYGEQYGHTQSSSEPINLQYYPDGHGEYSYQQSSYAEQGYERSFDESSQHYYEAGNAQYSQQQPPYQQSSGQQQPFSQQQYASQQGYSGQPQGYGPSQGGSSQYSQYQQGQSQQYGSYRSSQGGPGPQTPRPYTYEQGQYGNYQH
- the LOC142389791 gene encoding calcium-responsive transactivator-like isoform X3, encoding MSVAFSSVRPRSKGEVTQQTIQKMLDENHHLIQCIMDCQSKGKTAECTQYQQILHRNLVYLATIADSNQNMQSLLPAPPTHNSSMAPGGMGQSGGHAPSNLNDSMAPGLPPTSMMQSQMSNVSMMHQQSANPHYSSVQAGGQHYQGQQAMGMMGQGSQGNGMMSQRPLGSYRSSQQGSAQQYMGQDEFYGEQYGHTQSSSEPINLQYYPDGHGEYSYQQSSYAEQGYERSFDESSQHYYEAGNAQYSQQQPPYQQSSGQQQPFSQQQYASQQGYSGQPQGYGPSQGGSSQYSQYQQGQSQQYGSYRSSQGGPGPQTPRPYTYEQGQYGNYQH